Within the Prosthecobacter debontii genome, the region CCCCTCCTTCCGCCCCGGTGGCTTTTTTGCCGCAGGCGATGTGCTGATGCGCTTAGACCCGGTGGATTATGAAACCGCGATTGTCGTGACCCAGGCTGCGGAAGCTCAAGCTGAAGTCGTGCTGGCTGAGGAGCAGGCACGGGCGGATCAGGCCGTGGAAAACTGGCGTGCCATGGGCCGCACCGGCACCCCCTCCGCCCTGGTTTCGCGGGCACCGCAGCTCGCCAAGGCCAAAGCCGACGTGGCTTCCGCCAAAGCGCAGGTGCTGAAGGCCGAGCGCGATCTCGAGCGCACCACCATCCGCGCCCCGTATGCATGTCAAGTGCTGGAGCAGGCGGTGGACCTGGGCCAGTTCGTCAACTCGGGAACCACCCTGGGCCGCATCTTCGCCGTGGATTATGTGGAGATCCGCTTGCCGCTGCCGGAACGGGAAAGTCAGTATTTGAAGCTGCCGCATGCATTTCGGGATCAAAACAACCCTGCCGAACCCGCCCTGCCCGTCTTTCTCAAGTCCGTCATCGCAGGAAAAACCGTCATGTGGGAGGGCAAGATCGTGCGCGTGGAAGGGGCCTTGGATGAGCAGACCCGCCAAGCGACAGCGGTGGCTCAGGTGACCGATCCCTATGCCCGCCGGGCCGATGGCAAACCGCCTTTGACCATCGGGGCCTTTGTCGAGGCTGAGATCGTCGGTGAACCCCTGGAGGACGTTTACATCGTGCCACGCGCGGCGGTACGGGCAGGGAATGAAATCATCCTCATCGACCGTCCGCAAAACACCCTGCGCCGCATGACGGTGGACCCCCTGGTGAGCAATGAGAAGCACATCGTCGTGTCGGCCAATGCCAAGAAAGCGCCGAAGGAAGGCGACGTCCTTTGTCTAACCCCCATCCCATTTCCTGCGGATGGGGCTCGTGTACTTCCCACTGTGGATGGCCAGATCGAAGCCGGGCCGGTGAAAGACGGGCAGGCTGAGCCCAAGCCGAGTCCTGCCGTGGGAAAAAAAGAAACGACGTGAGACGCCGTTGATTTACCCCCCGATCGCGATCATGCGGCGGTTCGGCTGGTAATTGTGGCGGAAGTCGTGCTCCTTGGGTTTGCGGGCCACGACGTTGTGGATGAAACCCGCCAGTTCTTGATCCGTGCAGCCTTGGGGCGAGCGCAGGACTTCACGGAGATCGAACTCCAGCCAACTGCCGAGGCAGGGGCGGAGTTTGCCATCGCTGGTCAGGCGCAGCTTGTTGCAGGTCTCGCAGAAGTGCAGGTTGGTCATCGCTCCGATGAAGCCGATCTTTTGCTCCGTGCCCGCCACAGCGTAGTAGGTGGCTGGACCGTTGGTTTTGAAATCGGGCCGGGGAAGGAGCGGGCCGGTGTGTTGCTCGATGAGCTGGCGTGCGGTGCCGGTGGCCAGGAAGTTATCCTCGCTCAGCACGTCCTGGGTGCTCACGGGCATGAGTTCGATGAAGCGCAGCAGCAGCCCTTTTTCCCACGCGTAGTTGAGCAGGGGCATGAACTCCCGCTCGGTCTGGTTTTTCATCAGCACGCAGTTCAGCCGAATGCTGCGGAAGCCGGCACTGATGGCGGCTTCGATGCCTTCCAGCACTTTGGGCAGGAGATCGCGATTCGTGCTGCGGCGGTAGGTTTCACGATCCAGGGAATCGAGAGAAATATTGGCGCTGCGCACCCCGGCCTTCACCAGCCGCTCCGCCATCGTGAGGCCGCCTTCGGTTTTCGAAAGCAGCGTGCCATTGGTGGAGATGCCGATTTCCTGAATGCCGGGGATGGCGCTGATCTGCGCGCAGAAATCTGCCACTCCGGGGCGGGTGAGGGGTTCGCCACCGGTCACACGCACCTTTCGGATGCCGAGGCCCGCGCCGACTCGTAGCACGCGCAGCATCTCCTCATAGCTGAGGATTTCATCCTTCGGAAACCAGGCCTGCTCCTCCTGCGGCATGCAGTAGCGGCAGCGCTCATTGCAGCGATCCGTGACGGAGACGCGCAGGTAGGAGATGTGATGGCCGAAGGCGTCTTCCACAGGGGTAGGGTTACTCGAGCACAGGTCCCTTGACCGACCACCGCTTCTGGACAAAACCGGTGGCGGATTTCTCCTTCCACACGGCAAAGTGGGGCGTCTGGTAGTGGGCGTCCATGGCGTCCTTATCCACGTAGCTCTCACTGAGGGCGAAGAGATTGGCCTGATCAAACTGGCGGCTCACTTCGAAGCGTAGGCAGCCGGGCTCTTTGACCGATTCGGCGGCGTTGTAGGTGATGACTTCCAGGAACTCATCCACACGCAGAGGATCGATCTCGAGAATGACAATGACATTGACCATGATGACAAGGACTGAGCCGATTTTACGCTAACATGCAACCCCTCGATGCCGTATTAATGGGCTACTTTGATTTTCTTCCCCTTTGACGCCATGAAGCTGACTCTTCCGCTGATCCTCCTCCTGGCCACTTTCCAGGTTTCCCGTGCTCAGGAGGCCAAGCCTGCAACCCCGGCAACGAAGCCTGCCGAGCCCACCAAGAAAGAAGAAGCTCCGAAGCCAGCCCTTGCGCCCGCTCCGGCCCCGAAAGCCGCCGAGAAGCCAGCGCCGACGCCCCCGCCCACACCCAAGACGGAGGCCAAACCTGAAGTCAAACCCGCTCCCGCTCCCGTGCCGAGCCCGGCCCCGGCTGCTAAACCCGAGGCGAAACCTGCCACGCCACCACCCGCGCCAGCGGCCCCGAAGCCCGAGACTAAACCCGCCCCTGCGGCCAAGCCGGAAACGAAACCGACTCCTGCGCCAACCCCGAAGCCTGAGAACAAACCGGCAGCACCCGCCCCGAAGGCTGAACCCAAACCTGCCCCGAAACCGGAGGCCAAAGCGGAGCCCCCGAAACCGACGACGATTTTCAAAGACAAAGCTCTGGAGGCCGCAGTTCGTAAGCAGGTCTTCACCAAGAAGGACAATCAGCAGCCGCTGACCGCCGAGGATGTGGCCACCGTTTCGATCATCGAAGGGAAGGGGATGGGCATCACCGATCTCACGGGTCTGGAGAAATGCACCGCACTGGCTTCACTGACCTTGCCCGACAACAAGATCACGAATCTGGCACCGATTCAGGGCCTGGAGCGCCTCCAGTTTCTGGATGTGGGGAATAACCAGATTTCAGATCTGAAGCCCCTGGCCGCCTGCAAGGCTCTCCAATATGTGGAACTGACGAACAACAAGGTGGTGGATGTCTCCCCGCTGTCTGGCATCGAGTCACTGACCTCCCTGTATTTGGCAGGAAACCAGATCCAAGATGCCAAACCGCTCTTCAAGCTGCCCAAGGTCTGGACGCTCTATCTCGAAGGCAATCAAGTCGCAGACATCACGGGAATTGGCAGCCTGAAATGGCTGTCCATGCTGTCCTTAAAGGGGAATAAAGTGGTCGATATCACACCCTTGGAGCCGCTGACTGATCTGCAATTTCTCTTTCTGGAGAATAACCAAATCGCTGACCTGACCCCGTTACTGCGGATGTGGAAAAAAGACAATGAAGGGCCCCGTGAATGGGCTCCGTATTGCCAAATCTTTATCGAGGGCAATCCTCTCAGTGAACTTTCCAAAAAACAGGTGGAAGAACTCAAAGCCGCCGGCGCGAGGATTACACCGTGACGAAAAGTGAAGCAGGAGGATTTGTGAGACCACTGATGGACACTCATCGGCACTAATATTTATTAGTGTTTATCAGTGTTCGTTAGTGGTTAGAAATGGATTCGATGTCGAGCGCTCGGATCGGCCCGCTTTGAGTCGGGCTTAGCCCAGCCATTCATCTTCACTCCCCCACCTGCCGTCTCACGGTGACGCCGGGGTTCATGAGGTCGTCTCGCTCCAGACCGGTGAGGGCTTGCAGGCGGCGCAGCATCCAGAAGAGCAGCAGCATGGTGGCGCCGAGCATGGGGAAGCCGATGACGATGAAGCCGACCCAATTTTGCCGACCGATCGCAGCCGTGTAGGCCTCCGTGCCGGGCACGGTGCCCTGAAGGTAATAGAGCACCAGGAGCGCATTGGCCGCGGCGGAGACCAGCATGGTGCCAGCCAGAGCCCAGGAGGCTTGGCCTAACAGATGATGAAAACGGCTCTTTTTCTCGGCGGTATCCAGGCTGCTCTGGAGCAGGGAGTGATTGATGATCTGGGGATTCAGCAACAGCTCCGTGACCAGCGGTTTTTTCCAGAAAAAACTCAGCGGGAACGCCAGACCGAGGAATACCGGGAAAGCGGCCTCTTTTACGGCAAACCACGTGGCACTGAGATTCAGCAAGCCAAGGCCACCAGTGACCAGCACGGCGGCGAGGCCGAGAATGGAGAAGAAATTCAGCCCGCGTTTTTTCACCAAACAATAAATGCCGAATCCCAACGGCATGAGGAGCGCTACCACCAAAGCCCAGGCGGGGCCGAGCCGCTCCGGCTTACTCAGAGATTCCAGCACCACGGAGGGGAGGATCACGGTCAGGAGAAGATCGGCGAAGGGATGGGGCTGTTCTTTGGGGGGCGGCATGGAAGCGGGGAATCCGGGTGTGGGTAGGCCCAGGGGATTCGAGTTCAGGGTTAACCGTAGGTTAGAGGAGGCTGCTATCGTCTTCGCGCTCCAGTTTACCCACCTTCTTCTTGATGGATTCGAGCTGGACGGTCATCTCATGCACGGCCTTCAGGCACTCCGCCATGGTTTCAGAAGATTGCAGGTGGGGCAGGGCAGGGTGGATCTTCATGAACTGAAGAGCGACGGTTTTACAGGCGTCACGGATCTGCTGGATGGCTTCGGGGCGGGTCATGAGGGGTGGATTTTGGCCTAAAACCTGCGATTTGTCAGGTATCGAGACGATTTTGATGAAGATTTGCCGGAAAACGGCTCAAAATGTCTTTGACAGAACGCCTTCACCATCTACTCTCAATCCACTTTTTCGCCAAAAGAGCCGGGGTGTATTGTCGCCTGATCTCATCAGGATTGACCATGTGTCCCGGTTTTGTTGTCGAAAGAGGAGGAGATTCTCTGTGAATCACCGCCAGACATAGGCTGATGTAGCTCAGTGGTAGAGCACGTCCTTGGTAAGGACGAGGTCGAGGGTTCAAGTCCCTTCATCAGCTCCATTCTGGAGGTGCATGCTCAGGAATCCCGTTACACGACAAACGAATTAGACGTCCTAGCGCAAATAACCTCGAAACCAACTCATGGCTAAAGAAGCATTCCAACGCAACAAGCCGCACGTTAACATCGGCACTATCGGCCACGTTGACCATGGCAAAACCACGCTGACCGCTGCAATCACCACTACCCTGGCTGAAAAGGGTTATGCAGAAGCTCGCAAGTATGATGAAATCGACGCTGCTCCTGAAGAAAAGGCACGCGGTATCACCATCAACACGGCTCACGTGGAATATCAGACCGACAAGCGTCACTACGCTCACGTGGACTGCCCTGGACACGCTGACTATGTGAAGAACATGATCACTGGTGCTGCCCAGATGGACGGCGCGATCCTGGTTTGCTCTGCTGCCGACGGCCCGATGCCACAGACTCGCGAGCACATCCTGCTTGCTCGTCAGGTGGGCGTGCCTGCCATCGTGGTCTTCCTCAACAA harbors:
- the moaA gene encoding GTP 3',8-cyclase MoaA → MEDAFGHHISYLRVSVTDRCNERCRYCMPQEEQAWFPKDEILSYEEMLRVLRVGAGLGIRKVRVTGGEPLTRPGVADFCAQISAIPGIQEIGISTNGTLLSKTEGGLTMAERLVKAGVRSANISLDSLDRETYRRSTNRDLLPKVLEGIEAAISAGFRSIRLNCVLMKNQTEREFMPLLNYAWEKGLLLRFIELMPVSTQDVLSEDNFLATGTARQLIEQHTGPLLPRPDFKTNGPATYYAVAGTEQKIGFIGAMTNLHFCETCNKLRLTSDGKLRPCLGSWLEFDLREVLRSPQGCTDQELAGFIHNVVARKPKEHDFRHNYQPNRRMIAIGG
- a CDS encoding putative quinol monooxygenase; amino-acid sequence: MVNVIVILEIDPLRVDEFLEVITYNAAESVKEPGCLRFEVSRQFDQANLFALSESYVDKDAMDAHYQTPHFAVWKEKSATGFVQKRWSVKGPVLE
- a CDS encoding leucine-rich repeat domain-containing protein, whose protein sequence is MKLTLPLILLLATFQVSRAQEAKPATPATKPAEPTKKEEAPKPALAPAPAPKAAEKPAPTPPPTPKTEAKPEVKPAPAPVPSPAPAAKPEAKPATPPPAPAAPKPETKPAPAAKPETKPTPAPTPKPENKPAAPAPKAEPKPAPKPEAKAEPPKPTTIFKDKALEAAVRKQVFTKKDNQQPLTAEDVATVSIIEGKGMGITDLTGLEKCTALASLTLPDNKITNLAPIQGLERLQFLDVGNNQISDLKPLAACKALQYVELTNNKVVDVSPLSGIESLTSLYLAGNQIQDAKPLFKLPKVWTLYLEGNQVADITGIGSLKWLSMLSLKGNKVVDITPLEPLTDLQFLFLENNQIADLTPLLRMWKKDNEGPREWAPYCQIFIEGNPLSELSKKQVEELKAAGARITP
- a CDS encoding VC0807 family protein produces the protein MPPPKEQPHPFADLLLTVILPSVVLESLSKPERLGPAWALVVALLMPLGFGIYCLVKKRGLNFFSILGLAAVLVTGGLGLLNLSATWFAVKEAAFPVFLGLAFPLSFFWKKPLVTELLLNPQIINHSLLQSSLDTAEKKSRFHHLLGQASWALAGTMLVSAAANALLVLYYLQGTVPGTEAYTAAIGRQNWVGFIVIGFPMLGATMLLLFWMLRRLQALTGLERDDLMNPGVTVRRQVGE